DNA from Geobacillus vulcani PSS1:
CTTGCAGTTCTTCATAAAAATAGCCGGTTACATCGGTGATGTAAAACAACGTATCGATTTTTTGCGCAGCGGCCCATTCCAACACTTCGGTGTACGACGATTTCCCGTGCTTGAAATATTTAATCGTCGCCACGCCAACCGGAGAGACATCGCGAATTTTAAAATCCGCTTGGACGAGCAGCGTATCCGGACGCAGTTTTTCAAACAACTTCACGATGTTTTGAATGAGCATTGGCCGCGCCGGCCGGTTTGATGTGTCGATCGCCAGCGCGATGGAATGGTCTTTCCGCTCTTTGAGCAACGCCAATAAAGCCCGCTGCCATCTCACGATGATCATCCCCCTTATATCGGTGAATCGCCGTGCGCACTACTAGTATAGACGACGATGGGGGAAAGTACGAACTGTTTTTCTTTCCTTTTTCCCCTTCCGTTTCACAAACATCAACCCAAACGCCAAGGAACAGCTCCTTGACGCTTCTTACTCCTGCGAAAGGGGGATGTTCGAACCATTTTCTTGATTCACTGCCGCCTCAACCGTTCCTTCTGCATACACATCGCTCACCTGTTCGCGCGTCTCAGAGAGTGCCTCATACACAAACGACTCGTCCCCGCCATCTGCCGGATCGTATTGCTGCCCGGCAATCGCAACGGGCTGTTTCTTTTTCGTCATCCACCATTCCTCCTACATGAATGCTGTTTCGTGATTAGTGTGAAAACAAGAGCGAAAAATGAACAGAGGAAGTTTATGGATGATGGATGCATATAGAAAGGCAAACGTGGCAAACTAACGAATAAACAACGATCAAGAGAGGATGATAGCCCCGATGAGAAAGCCAACACGAAACGACAGCGTTGAACAGCAGCAAAAAAAGCAGCAACCGGATCAAGATATGGAAAAACAGCCGGGATACGGCGATAAAAAACTGGAAGGTCCAAACCATCCAGCAGAATAAAGGCGGCGAAACCGAATGAGACATTTGCTTGCATTAGTGCTGAAATATTTGCTAACCGCCACGGTGATGTTTGCCATTTTACCGCTGTTTTTGCGCATTTCATCGGCAGAGATTTTATGGTTCAGCCTTTGGCTGACGCTTGTCGCCTATGCGATCGGCGACTTTTACATTCTGCCGCGCCTTGGCAACGTCTCAGCGACGATCGCCGACTTTGGGCTTGTGTTGATGGCGGTATGGATCGGCATCGGCGCGTTTTATGACATCACCGGCGCCGCCATGTTAAACGCGGCGTTTTTCTCCGCCCTGCTTGCGGCAATGGGGGAATTGCTGCTTCACGCCTATGTGTTGCGATTTGTCATCGTCGAGCACGGTGAAGAAGGCGCCCCGCTCATCGGCCGCCAATGGCAAACAGAAGCAGCCGAGGAGTTGGATGTCCGCGCCGTCCGTCCGGGCAGCAACGATCGTAAACGAGCGGAACAGGAGGATGAACAGCATCGTCAAGAGCCTCCCCATCCCCCCATCCTATGAAGGAGGATGAAATGTTGGGCGGCTGCAGTCCGAGACGCCAGCCGCTTCCCCTTCCTTCCAAACAGGGCTTCAACGTGAATGATTCCACCTTTGTTTAGAACATTCAATGGTGGAACGGACATTCATCTCCACTTCGTTTTGGGGTGCGCCCCGCACAAATAGGGAAGCGGGGGGCTTCTCAGTTGAAGATGATAAAACAGATGGCGAACGAAAAAACGGGTGTCTTCTTGTTCGTTAGACACCCGTTTCGCATGAGGATCTTTGGTTTTTCGGCGCTTTCCTCTGCAGCCATGGGCGATCCATCAGACGCTTGGCCGCAAGCCGAAACAGGACAATCTCCTATCCGCCCTTATTGTTCCGGTCGCTTCAGCGCGAGCAGCGTCTGTTTCAGTTCCGCTTCCATCGCCGCGAGCTCGCGTTCGGCCTGCTGTCGTTTCAAACGTCCTTCCGCCTGAATTTTCAACGTTTCTTCGAGCGTAGCGATCAAATTTTCTTGCGTTCGCTTCAACGTTTCAATATCAACCAAGCCGCGCTCGTTTTCCTTGGCGATTTCAATGCTGTTCGTTTTTAACATTTCCGAATTGCGCAATAACAGCTCATTCGTCGTTTCGGCGACCTGCTTTTGCGCCGCAGCGGCCTTTTGTTGGCGGAACAGCGTCAAAGCGATGACCACTTGATTTTTCCAAAGCGGAATCGCATGCAAAATCGACGACTGAATCCGCTCGACAAGCGTTTCGTTCATATGTTGAATCATGCGGATTTGCGGCGCCGTTTGAATCGTCACTTGCCGGCTGAGCTTTAGGTCATGCACCCGCTTCTCAAGTCGCTCGGCAAACTGCCGCAAATCCTGTACATCCTGCCATGCCATTTGATCGCCGGAGCGCTCCGCTTCCGCTTGTTTTTCCGGAATCGTCTTCGTCCGCAGCTCCTCGAGTTTGTATTCGGCCGCCGCAATATAAATATTGAGCGCCTCAAAATAGTCTTTGTTTTTTTCATAAAGCGTCTCAAGCATCATAATGTCGCGGAGCAACAAATGCCGGTGCTTCTCCAGCCGGTCAGCGATTTTATCAATCTCCAAGCCGATTTTTTGGTATTTCGCCACCATCTCTTGCAACGGCCTGGCCACTGCGCCGAACAAGCGGGATAACCATCCTTTTTTCGCCGGCATCAAGTCGTCGGGATTGACTTCTTTGATTTTGGCCATGAGTTCGCTGATCACTTCGCCGACCGGACCAGCGTCTTTCGTTTGCACATGATGCAAAATCGCATGAGAAAACTTCGACAGCTCGGCTTGCGCCGCCACCCCATATTGCAAGACAGCCTGATGGTTAGCCGGGTCAATTTGTTTGGCAAGCGCAAGCGCTTTTTCCCGATGCTCAGGCTTCAACGCATCCAGTGCGCGCGCCGGTTTTTCTTCTTCCTTGAGCCGCGGTTCGGCCGGCGAAGAAAACGGCTGGGCAAGCAACTCATCGAGGGAACTTGTCCGTTCCAGCCCTTGCAGCCAATCCGTCGATTCCATTCCATGATTTCGCTCGTCCATCGTCATTCTCCTTTCTTTGACAGCGGCCGACAAAGCCCGTTCGATTGTTGGAGCGATCGCTCCAGCAATTTCGCTTCCGTTTGCAGCGACCAGACGTCGTTCGATAACACCTCAAGCAACTGCCGTTCGGCCGCCGAAGTCAGCTCGTCAAGCACTCTTTCCGTCTCCTGCAATGCTTTCACCATGTCGGCGCTTTGCACCGGCTGCTGCGTCAAATAAACGTATTTCTCCACCATCTCCACCGCCGTCGGCCATTCGTTTAAAAAAAACGGCTGGGCGAGGCGCAGTTGATGCGGTTGTTGCTCGATGGCGCGAATGATTCGATCGACGATGGTGCTCAACCGGGAAACTGTTTGCCACATCGCCACCGAACGAAGCCGATAGCGAGCGCGGCGCAGCCGCTTCCATAACGCGCGCGCTTCGCCAAGCTGTCTGCGGACGTAGACAAGCTCCTCAACCGACACATCAGCCGGCAGGCGATGATGCCGCCTTTTCATGATGGCCGACACCCCCCACATCGCGCCCATTCCGGATAAAATCGAAGGCCAAAAGCGAAAATCAGCGACGATGAATACGATCACCGCGACGATGACTCCTGCATTCCACGAGACAAACCAACGCCATATCGTACGAAGCAACTGCTTCATTGCCCC
Protein-coding regions in this window:
- a CDS encoding toxic anion resistance protein, with product MDERNHGMESTDWLQGLERTSSLDELLAQPFSSPAEPRLKEEEKPARALDALKPEHREKALALAKQIDPANHQAVLQYGVAAQAELSKFSHAILHHVQTKDAGPVGEVISELMAKIKEVNPDDLMPAKKGWLSRLFGAVARPLQEMVAKYQKIGLEIDKIADRLEKHRHLLLRDIMMLETLYEKNKDYFEALNIYIAAAEYKLEELRTKTIPEKQAEAERSGDQMAWQDVQDLRQFAERLEKRVHDLKLSRQVTIQTAPQIRMIQHMNETLVERIQSSILHAIPLWKNQVVIALTLFRQQKAAAAQKQVAETTNELLLRNSEMLKTNSIEIAKENERGLVDIETLKRTQENLIATLEETLKIQAEGRLKRQQAERELAAMEAELKQTLLALKRPEQ
- a CDS encoding 5-bromo-4-chloroindolyl phosphate hydrolysis family protein, translated to MKQLLRTIWRWFVSWNAGVIVAVIVFIVADFRFWPSILSGMGAMWGVSAIMKRRHHRLPADVSVEELVYVRRQLGEARALWKRLRRARYRLRSVAMWQTVSRLSTIVDRIIRAIEQQPHQLRLAQPFFLNEWPTAVEMVEKYVYLTQQPVQSADMVKALQETERVLDELTSAAERQLLEVLSNDVWSLQTEAKLLERSLQQSNGLCRPLSKKGE
- a CDS encoding YndM family protein yields the protein MRHLLALVLKYLLTATVMFAILPLFLRISSAEILWFSLWLTLVAYAIGDFYILPRLGNVSATIADFGLVLMAVWIGIGAFYDITGAAMLNAAFFSALLAAMGELLLHAYVLRFVIVEHGEEGAPLIGRQWQTEAAEELDVRAVRPGSNDRKRAEQEDEQHRQEPPHPPIL
- a CDS encoding YozQ family protein; its protein translation is MTKKKQPVAIAGQQYDPADGGDESFVYEALSETREQVSDVYAEGTVEAAVNQENGSNIPLSQE
- a CDS encoding VWA-like domain-containing protein — encoded protein: MRWQRALLALLKERKDHSIALAIDTSNRPARPMLIQNIVKLFEKLRPDTLLVQADFKIRDVSPVGVATIKYFKHGKSSYTEVLEWAAAQKIDTLFYITDVTGYFYEELQVDYEVFWLVPDDYMPRVPFGKPIRVA